The Sphingobacterium lactis sequence ACAGGGAGACTGCTGTCGAAAATATTGAAGACTATATCGAACAAGAGCATAAAGTGCTCAGCAATTTCTACATGAACAATCTCGCGGAAAGCTATGCCCAGAAGCATCCCCGCAAAGTAATTTACCTACAAGGACAGCCGTTAGAAGAGGCTTAGTTGTATACCGACCTCATCAATGGTATCCTGATCATGGAAGTTGGAAATGGTCACACCCAGCAACCGAACGCGCTGATCCTGCATATCGACCTTATCGAGTAATCCCAAGGCATGGCTTTCAATCAATGCTTGGGAATCTAAGCTAAAAACCGTGGTTTTACTGCGCGTGATCTGGGTGAAATCAGCGAATTTGATCTTTACTGTCACGGTCTTTCCGAACTTCTCGGCCTTATCCAGGCGTTTGTATAATTTTTCGGCGATGCGCTTTATTTCAAAGACCATATCTTCATATTCATGCAGATCGGATTCGAAGGTATCTTCCACACCGATGGATTTACTGATCCTGTTTGGTTTAACGGGCCGGTCGTCCTCCCCCCGAACAATACGGTAAAAAAAACGGCCTGATTTCCCAAAATGCTGCACCATTTCCAGTTCCGAGAACCGTTTGAGATCCTTTCCCGTGAAAATGCCCATTTGGTTCATCTTCTTCGCCGTTACCTTTCCCACGCCGAAAAATTTATGGATAGGCAACTGTTCCAGGAAGGTGACGATTTTGGAAGGGCCGATAAAGGTCAGACCATTGGGTTTGTTGATATCGGACGCAATTTTGGCCACGAATTTATTGACGGATACACCTGCGGATGCCGTCAGGTTCAATTCGTCCTGGATGGCCTGTTTGATTTCTTTGGCGATCTCGATGGCGGATCCAATGCCTAATTTATCGTCAGTGACATCAAGATAGGCTTCATCCAGAGATAGGGGTTCGATCAAATCGGTATACCTGCGGAAGATGGAACGGATATGATTGGATACCTCTTTATAGACCTCAAACCTGGGATAGGTAAAGATCAGATCCGGGCACAGTTGAAGTGCATTGCGGGAAGACATGGCAGATTTTACGCCGTACTTGCGGGCTTCATAGCTGGCCGTTGCCACCACCCCACGCCCATCTGGCGAACCGCCGACAGCCAATGGTTTCCCCCGCAGTTCGGGGAAGTCACGCTGATCTACAGAAGCATAGAACGCATCCATATCGATATGAATGATCTTTCGCATATACAAATGTAGAAAAGCTCGTTGAATCCTAAAACTTTTAGCAAAAAATGAATTTCCTGACGGTACTGTGATGGAAAAAGTATATCGGCAATGTGGTTTTCCCCGGTAACCTCATGAATTTATAGTATCTTTGCGCGTATATCATAAAAAATTTAGAAGATGAGTAAAGTTAAAGTTGGTTTAGTTCAAATGTCCTGTGTGAAAGATAAGCAGACAAACTTGAACAAGGCAATTGAAAAGGTTCGTGAAGCTGCCGCTAAAGGTGCGCAAATCGTTTGTTTGCAGGAACTTTTTACTTCTTTGTATTTCTGTGATGTGGAAGATTATGACAATTTCGACCTAGCAGAAGCTATTCCTGGCCCATCTACCGATGCACTGTCTGCAGTGGCGAAGGAATTAGGAGTTGTAATCATTGCCTCCCTATTTGAAAAAAGAGCACAAGGCTTATACCATAACACCACGGCCATCTTGGATGCCGATGGATCCTACCTTGGAAAATACCGTAAAATGCATATCCCTGATGATCCAGCATTCTATGAAAAATTCTATTTCACGCCAGGTGATTTAGGCTACAAAGTGTTCCAGACAAAATTCGGAAAAATCGGTGTGTTGATCTGTTGGGATCAATGGTATCCTGAAGCTTCCCGTATTACAGCTTTGATGGGTGCTGAAATCATGTTCTACCCGACAGCAATCGGTTGGGCAACAGACCAGGATGAAGAAACAAACAAAGACCAATACAACGCTTGGCAGACGATTCAACGCTCGCATGCCGTTGCGAACGGTGTACCTGTTGTTTCAGTAAACCGTGTTGGTTTCGAACAGGACGGTGCCATGAAGTTCTGGGGTGGTAGCTTTGCAACCAATGCGCAAGGTAAATTGTTGTACCTGGCCTCCCATGACCAAGAAGAGGTTGAGGTGGTGGAAATCGATTTGAACGAATCGGATTTCTTCCGCAAACATTGGCCATTCCTACGCGATCGCCGCATTGAAACCTATGCGCCGATTACCAAACGTTTTATCGACGAAGATTAAGACGAAGATTAAAGATACTATTGCCAAACAACTATGCTTTGTCCTCAAGGCATAGTTGATTTTACTTAATATTTCACATGACAAGCTCTACGAATTCAGCACTTTATACGTTTGAAGAAACACCTAAAGCGCAGGGGTTTTCTTTTCCTGCGGAGTGGGAAAAACAGGATGCCCTATGGTTAAGTTGGCCGCACAAGGAGGAATCCTGGCCTGGGAAAATCCACAGCATCTATGGCCCCTATTCCCAATTTATCAAGTTGGTGGCGGCCGATCAATTGGTGCGGATCAATGTGGCAGATGAAGCGATGAAAACATTTGCCATGGGCCATATTATGGCTGCTGGCGCCAATATGGACAACATCAGTTTCTACTTCCACCCGACCAATGATGCTTGGTGTCGCGACCATGGTCCGGCATTCGTAATCAATCGGGAGACGGGCGAAAAAGCAGTTGTCGATTGGGGATACAATGCCTGGGGTGGTAAATACCCACCATTTGATCTCGACGACGTGGTGCCGACAAAAATTGCCAAAGAATTCAACCTCAAGCTTTTCACCCCGCCGATCGTTATGGAAGGTGGTTCCGTGGAATTCAACGGAAAAGGAACCGTACTGACGACAACAGCATGCCTATTGAATGAGAACAGAAATCCTCATTTGACCAAGGAACAGATCGAAGGGTACCTGAAAGATTATTATGGACAGGAGCAGGTCCTTTGGTTGGGCGATGGCATCGTCGGTGATGATACGGACGGCCACATCGATGATATTACACGCTTTGTTGCAGAGGATACCGTATTGACGGTTGTCGAGGAAGATCCGAACGATGAAAATTACGAACTCCTACAGGAAAACCTAGCGGCACTGAAGGAAATGACGCTATTGGATGGGCGACCTTTGAAAATCGTGGAATTGCCTATGCCAAAACCTGTCATTTATGAAGACCAACAATTACCGGCTTCCTATGCAAATTTTTATATCGCAAACAAAGTAGTGGTTGTACCTGTATTCAATGATGCGAACGATCAACGTGCTTTGGATATTATCCAAGGCTGTTTTCCGGATCGGAAAGTCGTAGGTATTGACTCGGTCGATATTATTTGGGGATTAGGAAGTTTCCATTGTTTAAGTCAACAAGAACCATCCATCTAACTAACTAAGCCTTATGAATTATAAATTCTTACTTACTCTACTCGTTATCATCCTATTAGCTGGCATCGGGCAGCTCCACGCACAGGAACGTGATGACCGTGCAACGATCTTAAATTTCAAAGGGATCCAATACAAATCCAGTGACTCCCTATTCTATGTGAATTTCCGTTTCCGGATGCAGAACCGTTTAGGTTTCAAACAGACCTTGGACGATGAAGATGAAGGAAAATTTGATGCTCGGATCCGTCGCCTACGCTTGCGTATGGATGGTTATATCTATTCACCGAAGATTTCCTATTCGGTGCAGTTGGCCTTTACGCGCAGTGATCAGGATTTTGATGATACGGGTATCGCGAATATTGTCCGTGACGCGGTCTTATTCTATAATTTTACGGATGATTTCTACATTTCTTTTGGTCAGAACAAGCTTCCCGGAAACCGTCAACGTGTTAATTCATCGGGACAATTGCAATTTGCGGATCGTTCCTTGGTGAATGAGAACTTCACGTTGGATCGTGACTTTGGGGTTTCGTTGAACTTGAGCAAGAAAATTGGCGATATGCCTTTCAATGCTAAAGCAGCAATTTCCACAGGGGAAGGTCGTGCAGCGGCATCTACCGATCCTGGTTTAGCCTATACAGGCCGTGTGGAAGTGCTTCCATTGGGTGAATTCACGAATGACAACGATTACCAAGAGGGTGATCTGGAGCGCGAAGAAACACCAAAGCTTTCCATCGGTGCCGGTTATAGCTATAATGATAAAACCAAACGTGAGGCTGGTCAGTTGGGGCGTTTTGTGCAGAATCCGTTCACCTTTAAAACTGCTTTTGCAGATGCGATCGTAAAATACATGGGTTTTGCTTACCAAGCGGAATACATGCGTCGTGATGTCGACAATCCATTCAATATGACCGATTCCGATACGCCGGAAGAAACCTACGCTTATAAAGGTTGGGGTTTGAACCAACAGGTTTCGTATCTATTGAACCATGGATATGAAGTTGCCGGCCGCTATACCTATGTAATGCCACACAAGGATATCCGTGCCTTCGAATCACAGACCGAATTGATCGAGTTGGGTTTGACGAAATATGTAAAAGCACACCGTTTGAAATTCCAGTTGAACGGTACCTATACGTTTAAAGATGGGTACTTTAACAATGCAAATGATAAAAGCGCTTGGGGTGCGATGTTCCAAGTGGAATTGGGAATTTAACATTTGAAAATTCACATAAGGAAAGGCCCTTCAATTATTGTTGAAGGGCCTTTGCTTTTTAGGATAATATCGAATAGTATAATCGGGCTTTGAGCAATATCAACTCTCCTCCTATTTTGTACGGTTCATATGCTAAAGTGCATTAACAAGGATTTTAAAGCTTATTTTTTGCCGCTTATCTTAACGGGGAATCCAAAAAATCCTCAATCCGTCGAAATCCCCTACCTTACCCCACTATATAACCGCTTAACGCCAAAATTGAGAATTTCTCAAAAAATAACTTAACAGGCTGTACATCAATACATTATTACAAATTATTCATGTTTTCGTCCCAAAATGGAACTACTTTTTACCTAGACCTTGTCTGAGGTGAATCCGAGGTGAGAGCGTGGTGAGAGCGTGGTGAGAGCGTGTCTATAGACACGGTTTCACCTCGGTTACAGTACGGTCGCACCACGCATGCACCTCAGACAAGGTCCCGAACTGTTAAATCAGATTTTGGTTGTTCATCATCATTCGGGAAATTCAAGATAAGAAGGTATAGCGGACATGCCATCTTGCTTTATTGGATTTTGAGTTTCCATTGCGCACATTAGTAAAAATAAAGCAAAAGAAAAGCCCTTCAATTTTTGTTGAAGGGCCTTTACTTTATTTTATACTATCAAATAATCTTATTTTGCTTTGATTGTTACCTTTCCTTCTTGTCCAGGTGATCCGGAGTAGATCTGCCCCTGAGGAACTCCACGCATACCTGGAGCCGACATAGCGATCTGTCCGTAGATCCGGCTAAGGTCAGAGTGTGGATTGACGCGCAGTCCACCCGGTTGCACATCCACAAATAAAAAGCTCTTTCCTTTCTTATCCGTAGTTTGTGGTGCTATGCCCTTTCCGTCATAGGTCAGGGTAACATTTCCGCCATCACCATTCGGATGGGTCTTGGTACCATTCATGGCATCCAAGCCACGGGCAATGATAAACAGGGAACCCAGCTTATTAAAATTGATATCTATATTCAAGTCTGTTGCATTGTTCTTGCTATCCTGACCGGTAATAACAACGTTGTTCCCGATCTCAGCATAGCCAATTTCAAGCTTTACATCCTTTTTCGCGTAGAACTCCAATTTCGCGCGATCCTTCATGATCAGGGTGTCAATTTTCAGCACCATGGATGAATCGCCTTTATTGAAGACTTTCTTGTCCTTTCTGCCCAGTTCCAATCGTTGGATATGTTCGACCTGTTGACTGAATCCGAGAAAGCCCACCATCAGGAAGGCCAATGTCATAATATACTTCATGTTGATAATCCTCCATATTTAGGACAGTTTGCGAAACTAAAAGTTTAATCTTCTCCCCGTAAATACTTAACGATCAGCTTAGCTGTTTTTTCAGAAGCTCCCGGTGTACCCATCTTCTCCATCAGCACATCGTAGTTTTCAAGCACACTGGCGCGATGTTCCTTGTTGCTGATCAATCTGCCGAGTTCATCGCCGATCGTCTCCGTTGTGCAATCTTTCTGTATCAGTTCGATGACGGATAGGTAATCGTTGATCAGATTTACAAGGGAAATGAATCGAACTTTAATCACTCTACGGGCGATCATGACCGATATCGGGTTGGCTTTGTAGACCACGACCTGCGGTACACGCAATAGCGCAGCTTCCAGTGTCGCTGTACCACTCGCTACAACAGCAGCTTCGGCATTCTTCAGGAGGTCGTAGGTTTGATCAAAAACAACTGAAATCGGGTAATTGCCGATATAACGCTGGTATAGGGATATGTCGAAATTAGGTGCACCCGCAACAACCAACTGGTGCCCAGGAAAGCGGTGGTACAGATCAATCATTTCCGGTAAGAGGTGCTCAATCTCCATCTTCCGGCTACCGGGCAACAGCGCAATAATCGGCAGGTTGTCCAAGCCATTCTTTTCCCGAAAGTTTGGTTGAAATTCATAAGCGGAAATGGCATCAAGCAATGGGTTTCCGACATAATCGACGGGATAATGGTACTGCTTGTAGAATTTCACCTCAAACGGTAGGATACAAAACATGTGGTCGACCAAACGCTTGATTTTATACACCCGCTTCGTATTCCATGCCCAAATTTTAGGAGAAATATAATAACAGACCTTTAGTCCCAATTTCTTGGCAAATTCGGCAACCTTCAGATTGAATCCGGGGAAGTCGATCAGGATCAAGGTATCCGGCATAACCTCTTGGATATCGGCTTTCACCTTCTTTAAATTCTTCGCAATGCTTCCCAAATTCTTAATCACTTCCACAAAACCCATGAAAGCCATTTCTGATGTATGGATCAGGGCTTGCTCGCCCGAGGCCGCCTGCATCTGATCGCCACCCACAATTCGGAACGTCGCTTCCGGATCTTCCTTTTTCAACGCTTTGATCAAGTTCGCCCCGTGAAGATCACCCGAGGTCTCCCCTGCTATAATGTAATAATTCATCTTTCGTAATAAGCTCTAAATATAAGCAATTCAAGGCTAGAATTTACCTATCAACCGGCCAAATCTGTTGTTGACAGCCTTCCAGCGATTTCAATTGGAAGCTATCCATGCTTTTGTTTGCTGAAGGTAATCCATGGACAGATCAATATTTAGGTACAAAAAAAGCGCCCTATGGGAAGGGCGCTTCAACAGGTTGTTGTTAAAAGAAAAAGTTAAACTGATGCTTCAACCTGGATGTTTTTCTTAACCTTTCTGATCTTTAATTGCAGCAGTATGATGGAAGCGATAAGGGTTACGATCGCAATGATTGCCAATCCCAATACCGGCCCATGAATGTAAGCCCCACTGCCCTTCTCGATGATCAATGTCCTGAAGATCTGTAAGTAATGGGTTAAGGGGATCAACTTAGCAATGCCCACAACCCATTCTGGCATTTGGCTCAATGGCCAGGTAAATCCGCTGAGGATAAAACTCGGTGTGGCAATGACCATCAGGATTTCTGTTGCTTTCAATTGACTCGGTATAGCGATGCTGACCAAGATACCGATAAAGCTGACGGCGAATAGAAACAGGACGGTCGATCCAAAGAATGCCCATCCTTCAACCTGTAACGGCATCCGGTACCATAACGAATAGCCATAATACAACGCGAAAATAAGTGCGGACATCAACAGGTATGGCAGGATTTTGACCAAGATCAGCACGAAGACATTGCTGCATCGATTCACGAGCTCGCCGAATGTGTTGTTCTCAAATTCCGAAGCAAAGCTCAGGGCCAGGCCCAGCATCATCACCTGTTGCAACACCGTGAACAGCACACCTGGAAGCATGAAATACAGGTAGTTTCCACTCCGAATATTCTGCTTGATCATGGTGATCTTAAAGGGTTCGAACTGCTGGGTTGCCACAAATTCAGGAACGCCTTTCTTTTGCTGCGCTTTGATCTGAATCCCTGCTTTCATAGTCGATGCCGCCACGTTGGCCGCCATCATGGCATAATTCGAGGTCAGCGTATTGGAGGCATTCACGAAAAGGGTCAGTTCTGTTCCTCGGTTGTAATTCACATCGGACGAGAAATTCCTGGGGATCTGAACCACGACCGTGGATTCCGTTTTCATTGCCTCTTCTTTTGCGTGAAAAGGGTCGTTTAAGACTTTCGCTACATAGATCACCTCGTTATCATTGAACATATCGATCAATTGGCGGCTCAGGGGACTGCGGTCCTCATCCACGACAATGATCGGCAGGTTCGTTACTTTCCCCTTTTTATATACCCCACCGACCAGAACGCCATACAGGATGGGGGCACCAAGGAAGAGAACCAGCAATACTTTATTGTTAAAGAACAGCTTGAATTCCCTTTTTAATAAGCTTAAAAAGTTTTTCATGATTGGCCTCATTAGTTTTGTTTAACAATGAACGTTGCTTTTGTCAACAGTTCTTTTGCCTCGGCTTTGTTCACAGGTTTCATGCGGACCTCGAAAAGGGTCTGCTGTTCTTCGAAATCCGGATAGGCCGTTGCGATGTTCGCGTACGAACTCAATGGTTTTATGGTTTCAATGGTCGCTTGGACCTCCTTATTTTCCAGATACGGGATTACCAACGTTTTGGTGCTTCCTTTCGCAAAATCCTTCACCTTGTCTTCCGGAATGGTTACGCGGAAGAAACTGCCATCATTGATGTATCCGGAAATTACGCTGTATCCTGCCAATGCGAGTTCGCCAACTTGCAGGTTGATATTTTCCACACTCATATCTTGGGGAGCAATGATGTAGCGTTCTTTCGCTGCTACATTCACCTCATCGACAGCACCAAGCGCACGTTCCTTCTGCCCCATCGCCATCCGTTGCTGTTCGATGCGAGCACCGTGCTGTACATCTGCCAACTCAGCTTGCGCCGCTAGATATTGGTTCTTGGCACCTTGGTATTTCGCATACACCTCATCGTATTTCTGTTGGGCAATCAAGGAGTCACGCAATAAGTTGTTCATGCGGTTGAGTGATTTCTGTGCAAAATCGTATTGTTCTTTCAGTCCTGCAACCTTGGCGTGCAATTGTTTCATCTGTCCATCCGTAGCCCCTTTTACCGCCATGTCGTATTGCGCCTGTGCGGCGTTTAATGCACCCTGTGCCTGAATGGATTTGGCATCCACCTCTGGCAGTTCCAAGATGACCAAGGTATCTCCCTTTTGGACTTGCTGGCCGACTTCTACCAAAATCTTCTGGATTTTTCCCGGAATCTTGGTCGTCACTGCGATCTGATCCCTATCGATTTTTCCTTCCAGTTTTCTTTCCTGTGTTTTATTTTCGTTCGTACAACTTTGTAGGACGAGTATTGCTGCTATGCTGTATAGTATATTTTTCATGATTATTGGGTAATGGTTTGATAAAGATTGCCGTTCGCTTTCAATAACTCCGAAGCGGCTTGACGATGACTAAGAACTTGATTGTAATAACCTAGCGATTGCTTATAGAATTCATTTTCCGCTTCCAAGCGCTCGGTTACATCGGCCAGGCCTTCTTCAAATTGACGGGATGCCAAATGCAGGTTGTTCTGCGCGATGGCCATCTGCTGTTCACTGACCTGAATCTTTTTCAGGGAAAGGTCGTAGTCCACTTCCGTCTTACGTTGTAAGAGGGCTAATTTCTCCTTCGTGTCCGTCAATTTATTCGCATTGATCTGCACATCCAGATTTGCCTTTTCAACAGCAGTCTTGTGCGCTTTTCCCTCAAATATATTCCACTTCATGCCTATGCCTACAGCAAAACTTGGCGCCATGCGCATGTGGTTGCTCTCAATTTTCAGATCGCCCACTTTCGGTAGGTCTTTTACGGTGATATCGGTTCCGAAAGCATTAAAATAGGACATGTTACCAAAGGCAAATACCTGCGGAAGTTGCGCGCCTTTTTCTTTTTTCAGCACATATTCATATGCTTTTTGCGATGCCTCAAGCGCAGCCAATTCCTTTCTGTTCATGGTTTTGGCAGCGGCCATATCCAATGGAAGCTGATCAAGTTTGTAGTCGATGGACCGCAGTTCTTCGATGGACATGCCCGTTAGCTCTTCCAATTTGAAATAGAGCAGCTCCCGGTTGCTTTCCACTTCGGCCTTTTTGCTTTCCAGTTCGAGCATCGCCAATTTAATCTTATCCCGGTCATAGG is a genomic window containing:
- the dinB gene encoding DNA polymerase IV; amino-acid sequence: MRKIIHIDMDAFYASVDQRDFPELRGKPLAVGGSPDGRGVVATASYEARKYGVKSAMSSRNALQLCPDLIFTYPRFEVYKEVSNHIRSIFRRYTDLIEPLSLDEAYLDVTDDKLGIGSAIEIAKEIKQAIQDELNLTASAGVSVNKFVAKIASDINKPNGLTFIGPSKIVTFLEQLPIHKFFGVGKVTAKKMNQMGIFTGKDLKRFSELEMVQHFGKSGRFFYRIVRGEDDRPVKPNRISKSIGVEDTFESDLHEYEDMVFEIKRIAEKLYKRLDKAEKFGKTVTVKIKFADFTQITRSKTTVFSLDSQALIESHALGLLDKVDMQDQRVRLLGVTISNFHDQDTIDEVGIQLSLF
- a CDS encoding carbon-nitrogen hydrolase, with protein sequence MSKVKVGLVQMSCVKDKQTNLNKAIEKVREAAAKGAQIVCLQELFTSLYFCDVEDYDNFDLAEAIPGPSTDALSAVAKELGVVIIASLFEKRAQGLYHNTTAILDADGSYLGKYRKMHIPDDPAFYEKFYFTPGDLGYKVFQTKFGKIGVLICWDQWYPEASRITALMGAEIMFYPTAIGWATDQDEETNKDQYNAWQTIQRSHAVANGVPVVSVNRVGFEQDGAMKFWGGSFATNAQGKLLYLASHDQEEVEVVEIDLNESDFFRKHWPFLRDRRIETYAPITKRFIDED
- the lpxB gene encoding lipid-A-disaccharide synthase; translation: MNYYIIAGETSGDLHGANLIKALKKEDPEATFRIVGGDQMQAASGEQALIHTSEMAFMGFVEVIKNLGSIAKNLKKVKADIQEVMPDTLILIDFPGFNLKVAEFAKKLGLKVCYYISPKIWAWNTKRVYKIKRLVDHMFCILPFEVKFYKQYHYPVDYVGNPLLDAISAYEFQPNFREKNGLDNLPIIALLPGSRKMEIEHLLPEMIDLYHRFPGHQLVVAGAPNFDISLYQRYIGNYPISVVFDQTYDLLKNAEAAVVASGTATLEAALLRVPQVVVYKANPISVMIARRVIKVRFISLVNLINDYLSVIELIQKDCTTETIGDELGRLISNKEHRASVLENYDVLMEKMGTPGASEKTAKLIVKYLRGED
- a CDS encoding agmatine deiminase family protein, producing MTSSTNSALYTFEETPKAQGFSFPAEWEKQDALWLSWPHKEESWPGKIHSIYGPYSQFIKLVAADQLVRINVADEAMKTFAMGHIMAAGANMDNISFYFHPTNDAWCRDHGPAFVINRETGEKAVVDWGYNAWGGKYPPFDLDDVVPTKIAKEFNLKLFTPPIVMEGGSVEFNGKGTVLTTTACLLNENRNPHLTKEQIEGYLKDYYGQEQVLWLGDGIVGDDTDGHIDDITRFVAEDTVLTVVEEDPNDENYELLQENLAALKEMTLLDGRPLKIVELPMPKPVIYEDQQLPASYANFYIANKVVVVPVFNDANDQRALDIIQGCFPDRKVVGIDSVDIIWGLGSFHCLSQQEPSI
- a CDS encoding porin, with product MNYKFLLTLLVIILLAGIGQLHAQERDDRATILNFKGIQYKSSDSLFYVNFRFRMQNRLGFKQTLDDEDEGKFDARIRRLRLRMDGYIYSPKISYSVQLAFTRSDQDFDDTGIANIVRDAVLFYNFTDDFYISFGQNKLPGNRQRVNSSGQLQFADRSLVNENFTLDRDFGVSLNLSKKIGDMPFNAKAAISTGEGRAAASTDPGLAYTGRVEVLPLGEFTNDNDYQEGDLEREETPKLSIGAGYSYNDKTKREAGQLGRFVQNPFTFKTAFADAIVKYMGFAYQAEYMRRDVDNPFNMTDSDTPEETYAYKGWGLNQQVSYLLNHGYEVAGRYTYVMPHKDIRAFESQTELIELGLTKYVKAHRLKFQLNGTYTFKDGYFNNANDKSAWGAMFQVELGI
- a CDS encoding TolC family protein translates to MLLTSVSSFAQDGLHYFKDPVQRSVTYNKSLINANLENQKVALDRENVKGKLLPHVSANAMYGYLNSSIDLDIPTKTLPLLGTPLFEGSQKMNISSQVGLAGVTATQVIFSGLQITNGQKALEQKFKAQQLMSEAGYDQLAQEVMLSFDQLMLLKEVDLLIKDSEKRLNKEHDKVIKGIENGFAIPYDRDKIKLAMLELESKKAEVESNRELLYFKLEELTGMSIEELRSIDYKLDQLPLDMAAAKTMNRKELAALEASQKAYEYVLKKEKGAQLPQVFAFGNMSYFNAFGTDITVKDLPKVGDLKIESNHMRMAPSFAVGIGMKWNIFEGKAHKTAVEKANLDVQINANKLTDTKEKLALLQRKTEVDYDLSLKKIQVSEQQMAIAQNNLHLASRQFEEGLADVTERLEAENEFYKQSLGYYNQVLSHRQAASELLKANGNLYQTITQ
- a CDS encoding HlyD family secretion protein yields the protein MKNILYSIAAILVLQSCTNENKTQERKLEGKIDRDQIAVTTKIPGKIQKILVEVGQQVQKGDTLVILELPEVDAKSIQAQGALNAAQAQYDMAVKGATDGQMKQLHAKVAGLKEQYDFAQKSLNRMNNLLRDSLIAQQKYDEVYAKYQGAKNQYLAAQAELADVQHGARIEQQRMAMGQKERALGAVDEVNVAAKERYIIAPQDMSVENINLQVGELALAGYSVISGYINDGSFFRVTIPEDKVKDFAKGSTKTLVIPYLENKEVQATIETIKPLSSYANIATAYPDFEEQQTLFEVRMKPVNKAEAKELLTKATFIVKQN
- a CDS encoding ABC transporter permease, which gives rise to MKNFLSLLKREFKLFFNNKVLLVLFLGAPILYGVLVGGVYKKGKVTNLPIIVVDEDRSPLSRQLIDMFNDNEVIYVAKVLNDPFHAKEEAMKTESTVVVQIPRNFSSDVNYNRGTELTLFVNASNTLTSNYAMMAANVAASTMKAGIQIKAQQKKGVPEFVATQQFEPFKITMIKQNIRSGNYLYFMLPGVLFTVLQQVMMLGLALSFASEFENNTFGELVNRCSNVFVLILVKILPYLLMSALIFALYYGYSLWYRMPLQVEGWAFFGSTVLFLFAVSFIGILVSIAIPSQLKATEILMVIATPSFILSGFTWPLSQMPEWVVGIAKLIPLTHYLQIFRTLIIEKGSGAYIHGPVLGLAIIAIVTLIASIILLQLKIRKVKKNIQVEASV